The Benincasa hispida cultivar B227 chromosome 11, ASM972705v1, whole genome shotgun sequence genome has a segment encoding these proteins:
- the LOC120091652 gene encoding haloacid dehalogenase-like hydrolase domain-containing protein 3: MALIATRTKISRILSSFSPKTLLSRPPFSSNGVQAAARLHPLGGFGPSFASSAVASMEPEALGNRAIGFEILGVKDYEDYRRSLYGEITHKALLVDAVGTLVVPSQPMAQIYREIGEKYGVNYSEGEILNRYRRAYEKPWGRSRLRYVSDGKPFWQYIVSSSTGCSDSQYFEELYNYYTTKKAWHLCDPDAERVFKALRQAGVKIAVVSNFDTRLRPLLRALNCDHWFDAVAVSAEVEAEKPNPTIFLKACELLGVSPEDALHVGDDRRNDIWGARDAGCDAWLWGSDVHSFKEVAERIGVKV; encoded by the exons ATGGCGCTAATTGCTACTAGAACCAAGATCTCGAGGATTCTCTCCTCTTTCTCTCCTAAGACCTTGCTTTCTAGACCTCCATTTTCCTCTAATGGCGTCCAGGCGGCTGCTCGGCTCCACCCGCTGGGAGGATTCGGGCCTTCATTTGCATCCTCTGCTGTTGCTTCCATGGAGCCCGAAGCCCTAGGTAACAGAGCTATTGGCTTTGAAATCTTGGGCGTTAAGGATTATGAAGACTATCGGAGGTCTCTCTATGGCGAAATCACTCACAAGGCTTTGCTCGTTGATGCCGTTGGTACTCTTGTGGTTCCTTCTCAACCTATGGCTCAG ATATATAGGGAAATAGGTGAGAAGTATGGAGTGAACTACTCGGAAGGGGAGATTCTGAATAGATACAGAAGGGCGTACGAGAAGCCTTGGGGTAGATCTCGTCTCAG ATATGTGAGTGATGGGAAACCCTTTTGGCAATATATCGTCAGTTCTTCCACGGGCTGTTCTGATTCTCAGTATTTTGAAGAACTCTACAACTACTATACGACTAAGAAG GCCTGGCACCTTTGTGATCCTGATGCTGAGAGAGTCTTTAAAGCTCTCAGACAAGCAGGTGTAAAGATAGCCGTTGTGTCAAACTTCGACACTCGATTAAGACCTCTATTGCGGGCTTTGAATTGCGATCACTGGTTTGACGCTGTAGCAGTGTCAGCTGAA GTTGAAGCCGAGAAACCTAATCCGACTATATTCCTAAAAGCCTGTGAATTGTTGGGAGTGAGCCCTGAGGATGCCTTACATGTTGGGGATGATCGTAGGAACGATATATGGGGCGCTAGAGATGCCGGTTGTGATGCATGGCTTTGGGGAAGTGATGTACACTCCTTCAAAGAG GTTGCAGAGAGGATTGGAGTGAAAGTGTGA
- the LOC120090851 gene encoding uncharacterized protein LOC120090851 gives MAVARYDIEKFDGKGEFGLWKAKIKAILGQQRAHKAVEDPTKLPTITTEEKRENIQCIKTNSYKDVKTALKYGREFLTTGIIISALKIKEMELLIAKKINPMLKKNKQSQLQPQQKNQQSQSGEASVYEDFYFYSDALATLNLKADEGSDKNLDWVLDSRCSFHMTPHKDWLSTYRDLDGGSVYMGNNNSCPVVGISSVSLKLEDRSVKLLRNVRHVPKLKRNLISLGMCDSIDCEYRGKEGYCEVLKNSFVHQNKGKLAARAVKCMFLGFIEGLKGFRMWHPIEKRCITSRDFIFRETKMFMQKPTPIVTTPQGKYDTIEVEQVFNTTTDPSSSESHFDQLPHHEEEVEDAISDPEQEELNLRGYSLAKKNYIAPFKI, from the exons atggcAGTAGCAAGATATGATATTGaaaaatttgatgggaaaggaGAATTTGGCTTGTGGAAAGCCAAGATCAAAGCAATCTTGGGGCAACAAAGGGCTCATAAGGCTGTTGAAGATCCAACCAAGCTACCTACCATAACAACAGAAGAAAAGAGGGAGAATAT ACAATGTATTAAGACAA ATTCCTATAAGGATGTTAAGACTGCCCTAAAGTATGGTAGAGAGTTTTTAACAACTGGTATAATTATTTCAGCTCTTAAAATCAAAGAAATGGAGCTTCTAATAGCAAAGAAGATAAACCCAATGCTGAAG AAAAATAAGCAATCACAATTACAGCCTCAACAGAAAAACCAGCAAAGTCAGTCAGGAGAAGCCTCAGTCTATGAGGACTTCTATTTCTATTCAGATGCCCTAGCTACATTAAATCTAAAAGCAGATGAAGGATCAGATAAGAACCTAGATTGGGTTCTAGACTCAAGGTGTTCTTTTCATATGACACCCCATAAGGACTGGTTAAGCACATACAGAGATCTGGATGGAGGCTCAGTATACATGGGTAATAATAACTCATGTCCAGTAGTTGGTATTAGTTCTGTGTCACTCAAGCTTGAAGATAGATCAGTCAAATTACTAAGAAATGTTAGACATGTGCCTAAGTTGAAGAGAAATTTGATTTCACTAGGCATGTGTGATTCAATTGACTGTGAATATAGAGGAAAAGAAGGCTACTGTGAAGTTTTGAAGAATA GTTTTGTACATCAGAACAAGGGGAAGTTGGCTGCCCGAGCAGTGAAATGTATGTTCTTGGGTTTCATTGAAGGATTGAAGGGTTTCAGAATGTGGCATCCTATAGAAAAAAGGTGTATTACTAGTAGAGATTTCATTTTCAGGGAGACtaagatgtttatgcaaaaacCTACTCCAATTGTTACAACACCTCAAGGAAAGTATGATACAATTGAGGTGGAGCAAGTTTTTAACACTACTACTGATCCCTCAAGCTCAGAATCTCATTTTGATCAACTACCTCATCatgaagaagaagtagaagatgctaTTTCTGATCCAGAGCAAGAGGAACTAAATCTAAGGGGTTATAGCCTAGCAAAAAAGAACTATATTGCCCCCTTCAAGATATGA